From the genome of Gambusia affinis linkage group LG04, SWU_Gaff_1.0, whole genome shotgun sequence:
GACATTCTGGACGTCAGAAGTCCTTCTTCCTGTTCTCCATCAccttcctgtctgtttctgcaTCACTCTGCTTGCTTCTGGCTCGCTCcatccggtccggtccggtccattTCTGTACATATTTGTGCCAACAGCTCAGGCAAACAGCggcttttttatttgtaaagacaTAAACTTGCttgcatatataaataaattgaattcaGACACTTGTGTActtgttaaaaagagaaacttctgactttgtgtctttatttcacctccaacacaaacagaatCCAGAAGGTACTGGTTCTGAAGAGCCGAACCGCCGGATAACCAAACTTTGAATTTGAGCTtttgctgccccctgctgggcaGAGAGTGCAGGACAGAAATTATGtcaatttctctgattttaggatttaaaacgTTTCTTGGCGTTTCTCACTAAAACAACTGATAACAAACATGGCTTCTAACTTTACTGTCATTAAACAGCAGCGTGAGATTTAAttcaaatgttattattattactattatcatCTAGTTTCCACCATTAGTTCAACTTACTTACTAATTTTGTATGACTTtcgaaaaatgttttcagttgaaGTTTGGTGAAACCATTTTTCTGAGCAGTTCGGCCTTCGGAACCAACTGGAGAACCGCCACCATTTATAGATAATCCAGAATTAGTTGGGATGAATATTTATTgtagatgtaaaaacaatacagtaataATACTGTtggctgtttagtttttataaattttaataaaatattgtcacgCGGACGTCGctgatgcattctgggtaaatgaggTATGCTAGGTCTGATGGCGCTAGCTCCGACCAGCCAAAACACTGACGAGTACCGTCTTTAAGCCTTTCTAATTTGAACGGAAGCATCACAATCGacagaaatgtagaaatcacaagaggtgatgaagatgaggagaagCAAACGGACGAAGAGGAAGAGTTGGCcgtagctgctgctgctgccttcaggtTCACAATGAAACAATGAATCACTCACTTCTGGTCAGTCTGTGAGATCCGGTCAGTACTTCTGTAGCTCTGTGTCCGGTCCGGTAACAGCTCGTCAGGGTCCGGTCGTGTGAGTCcgtgttagcattagctccgTTAGCATCTAAAAGAGCTCCTAGCGCCGCCAGTCTTCTGTTTCTCCCGCTGGCGGAGTTTAAGCACTTGGTGGACAAAAACTGTGGCCcgtaatttatttttagctcgTTAAAGTGAGATTACCTGTGAGAGCCTTGGTCAGCTTTCCTCCTGCAAATGACTCCGTTTTCTGGGGACAAATGTTGAGAGCACAAATGTAGGTCCTTCAGAAGTTGGGTTTGTCTCTCTTCAACTGTgctcttcttttatttcatgaGGGAAATTATCCAGCTTCACCCATAGGCGTAACTTCCTGATGGACTGGCGTGGACACTGGCCTGAAGGGGACAGCCCCCGCCAAGATTTCCTGCATCTTTTCTCTTTATGTTCCTGAATCTATCTGAGAAGAAGACGCAAAGTTTTCAGATTGTCAACAAGATTTCAGCAAGATAACAAAGGATCAGATTTCACAGGtcagtaaaaagctttaattaaaaatagatagAAAGAAAGTGGAGGGTAGGTTAGTTATGCTAGTTTAACTTTGATCACCTTAACGAGCTCTTGCTGCGCAGTTCGGAGCATTTCGGTCCAATTAACACAAAACAAGGAGAGCAGCTGTTTAAGTAGCTGATAATCACCGCTAATGTTCTGGCATCACTAACGATGCAAAATggaaattcaaaaacataaatctgcatCGAACAGAAAATTCTGTTCggtgtttttactgttttgtgtgtgtgtgttaattcCTGATGCACTTGAACGCAATCCGTGCTCTGCGGGCAGTTGTTTAtcggttgccatggcaacgagtctgcgcgTGACAATCACCCGTTTTTCTACATATTTCCAGGACAAATGGCATCATTTGTTCTTAGATCGTGGAAATATTCAAACCAATAATCAAataggatgaaatatttcataaagcatAAAGAGCCAAAGTTTGTTACGTTTTAAATCATGGCTCctattaagtaaaattaaattatgatacaGTCATAAAGAGAAATTCACTTTTAGATTTATTAGCAgagagaatatatattttacatccaAACATCAACATCTCAGCTTTAAGCCAGATTTGCTAGAATCCAGTAATAAATTATTCACCAGGCACCAAAAAGGTTTTGGGTCTTTAATGTTTGCTACATTGAAAACACATCATATCTGATCTGCTGTGATTCAGCAggacaaaaaggtttttaccAGCTGAGGAGTCAGAATCACatcactgaaaaacacaaagttggaTTCTTCTGGTTACACAGAAGttattattctgcttttgaaatgtttaataacattttgattgCTACAGAATCtcatgttgttgatgtttttagcTCTTGATAAAATCAGACAGTAAAAGGAAACTATGTGATAATTCTTCACAAAGAATATTACTGGATTATGAAAGTGTTTAACTGTAGACAAGCATTCAGCAAATATACCGACTGATTCCATAAACTAGAATATGACTGAGAAGTTCCTCTGTCAGCAGTTCCATCACCAAGTGAAAGACTTTCTGTAGATGAATTAGATTAGGtatgttttaacatgtttatattCTGTAGTGTGTTTAATAGCTGCTAAAAGGTTCTTTTCTAAAGCTGCTATTAATCTGATCAGGATGTATGTCCTCATTTATTGAATAAGACTGTCTGGCGTTGACATGAAAGTTTTGGATTTATTCTTAGcactagaaaagaaaagaaaaatccttccTGTCATTGTGGTGCTTCATCCCCCCAACCTGCAGCACAAAGTTTCACCCTGTAGTGACACAGTGTGGCGCTGTCTAAAATGATACCAGTCAAACACAAGATGATAAACAAGTCGGGTGAAGTcagccttcctgtgtttactctgtagaGTCCAGATTGGACCAGAACCCGTCATCAACCCCACAGCTGAGAAATggtgaaaaatacaacaaaaataaacattttttgaagtAGTTATGAGTCTCTGCAAAACAGCCATTTTTAGTTAACAGGTAATTCATCCCATTTCAACAATGTGGCAAGTGGAACAAAGTTGacctttaatgtgttttcatgcaaataaatgaactttaacCTCTTTAATTTACTGGATGTTGTTACTATATTTTAACAGAGCTTAATGAATGAAACAGCTTCAACCAAAACAGACTCGgcctgaaatgattaatcagatcggttgattatttaaataactgctaactaatttagtaatggGTTAATTGTTAGCTGGAGCAAACAGACTCTTAAAAGATGCTATTTGCTGAATgaacaacacagtcagagcagaaacaaGACTGAACTGTTTCtccatttcttctgtttttctcaaatCTGGTAAAGTTTTCAGGTCTGAGAAAAGAACATGAGATTTTGAAATTAGGGAGCCAAAATGGATTTGGACCTCCATCTGGATCATGTCTGTTTAATATgaagaaacatgaaataatgaACCATAAACCAGCCATGCTTCCATCgttttttatgtacattttgaaGCTTCGAATAAAAGTTGATGAAACGGCAAAATTCCAAATAATTTCCTCAGTTTCACCATGCAGTGTTTACACTCCGCTAATACGctaaagaagaaacagaaacaaattaagtAAGAGATCTGACAAACGTTCAGGTGGAGAGAAACGTCTCTGGTCCATGCTAGCTTCCAACCTGTGCTAATTCCAGCTCTGTGTAGCGTTAGCAACTATTGAAATGATGCTTTGTGGCCTGATTCAGTCCAAACCAGTAGACAGAAACACGGCTAACTGGGAACGTAGCTAATGATCCTGTGTTCACGAAGCCAAAGCAAAAGGCTGCAATCAGAATAAACTAAAGTAATAACTGCTGGTGGAATGAAAATATTGAATGTGTTCAAAATGATCCAGTGCAGGTCAAATCCTGACTGGTGAGATGGTCACGTATTCATATCACAGCAGAATAAATCTGGTTTATTTACTTGAAGCCAAGACAACAGTAAGTGTAATGAGTTTCATGTTGGTGATTTAAATGATGCCCAGGTTCTCATAGATGACATCGTCCAGAGGTTCCTCTCTGGACGTCGAAGAACCCGTCGTGGTTGAGGACGTTGTTGTCGTGGTGACAGGCGCTGAGGTCCTACTTGACGTTGGAGCTTTGCAGACTTGAGCATAGAGGTGTGCGAACGGGTCGGGTTTGGGTTCAGGCTGCTGGCAGTCTGACTCTTTTCTAGAGACGGGCTCAGAGTAAATGGGTTCCTCTGACGTTTTTGTTGCCTTCTGTAGAACGGGTTCCTTGTTCTTGTCTGGGCTGATTTTGTCGTAAACCTCTGAGTAAACTAAGTCTGGAACGTCGGCTTTCATCTTGGGATTTGAGTCTGAGGCGATGGGAAGAGCAGCGTCAGGGTCCAGTGAGAACAGTGGCTTCAGAGGAAGGACCTTCGCCGGGTCGATGTACTGAGCGGTGGCTAGTTTGGGTACCACAATAGACGGGCGGCAGACATTTGGATCAGCATATATGGCGTCGGATTGGCTCTTGATTTTGTCTCTGGAGGTGCCGTCCAGCGTAGGAATCGATGGAAGTGGCATCAAGGTGATTGGAGCAGGAGAACCTTCTGACGGACCAACCGAATCATCCAGACCCTTTGCCATATTGTCAAACACCGGGGATCTCCGGTCCTGCATCCTCAGCTTGTTCTCCAGGATGTCAGCCATGTTGGTCAGGTCAGGGACTTTGGGTAGAGGAGAATGAGGTTGAATGTTGGTGACAAGCACTTTCTCTGTGTCTTGGCTCTGGATCAGGTTGAAGATCTTGTCAGCCTGCTGAGTCTCAAAGCTGAAGGTACCAGGACCGGATTCACAGCGCCGACCTGCTTCAATGGTGAAGGACACCTGGCATGAAAACAGAGCGATGAACACCGGTGAACCCCCACTACCAGGGTCACGCCCCAAGCTCAGGTCAACCTCCAACCCGGGTCAACCATCAGAACCGTCTCTCTACCTTATCATGGCCGTATCGCCTCAGTAGTTCGTAGGGCCACTCCATCACcttcgtcttcttctttgtgtctctcagcAGCAGCGACTGTTGTTCCAACTGCAGCCAGTACGACCCCTGCAGGCCGCGTCGCGTCGCTGCGTCGTTCTTCTGAGCCACCACCCAGAACTGAGGAGCtggaaaagagaggaggaagttCATGTTAACCAAATGTAGGGAGTGGGCGGGGCCTAGCAGGTGGAGTCTCTTTGatgaacaaaaagaacaaaaactttgtaataaagttaatttcttttacaaatttcTGAGTTCTGACAGTCAGTACTTTCATTAATCCACTAAgagataaaagtgaaaataacttTAGCAT
Proteins encoded in this window:
- the dok1a gene encoding docking protein 3: MDSHIKTGKVYLKPHKPHKKWKPVMLSLFAPSSSSVGRLEIGDGAGGADLRRPHQLHGEKKVKVVRLSELISVLRLPPNAEACHLDNMSMFCVETEDRTLVFAAPKDDCLEWVDKLCHSSFQRDKSSGSIQVHMEENQIYASADEAPQFWVVAQKNDAATRRGLQGSYWLQLEQQSLLLRDTKKKTKVMEWPYELLRRYGHDKVSFTIEAGRRCESGPGTFSFETQQADKIFNLIQSQDTEKVLVTNIQPHSPLPKVPDLTNMADILENKLRMQDRRSPVFDNMAKGLDDSVGPSEGSPAPITLMPLPSIPTLDGTSRDKIKSQSDAIYADPNVCRPSIVVPKLATAQYIDPAKVLPLKPLFSLDPDAALPIASDSNPKMKADVPDLVYSEVYDKISPDKNKEPVLQKATKTSEEPIYSEPVSRKESDCQQPEPKPDPFAHLYAQVCKAPTSSRTSAPVTTTTTSSTTTGSSTSREEPLDDVIYENLGII